The genomic stretch ggtcaaattgacccatttaaaatttgaaaatgtggggaaaaaaagtatattttcacagtaaaacttctggtatccacattttcaacattttggggaaatttttgaacattttttggtgggaaaaaagaaatgctaaaaaaactgtttcttaagaacattcactaaaaaatcaaccaaaatccagcgaaagtcgctggattttggttgatttttacgtGAATgctcttcaagaaaatattagaagttttactgatatatatgtaatcactttagatatttttaagattttttggaagatttttactcatttttttgaaaatatttgcaagaattttcttggcaaatttgggaggttttttttttttttttaagataaaacttttaggggaaacttttaggggattattggaatttttttcctgaaggtttttcaaattttcagaaatttggggaattttttgctgaattttcagatttttttcagacaagaaaacactattttttggtgcctataaatgaagacaacaggagggttaaaatcctTGGCGAGATTATGGTGATGGTGTTGTCGCTGTGTAGTGTCTTCCTTTAGACCCCACAGAAACTGACGTGGAAATTATACAGTGATGTTGGCTGGAAATCGCCCTTTCCTGAAAAGATAGAGAACAAAGAAGGACGTAGAAAATTACAGCACATGAAGCATGTGATTACAGGATCTCAGCGGGTTTTCCTGCATTTGATTGAGCCAAACGGTTGCAGGATTAAAATTATGTATGTAATAAGCTGCACTGTATTTTAGAGTGGCTCATCCTGGCTTTTGAGATTTTTCTAAGCCCCTTGTGTTTCACTTTGtagtaattattttttcattcttcaATACATGAATTGCAGTTAAattggtgttgttttttttttctcctttcgaCAGGCAAAGGAGATCCTCACGAAGGAGTCAAATGTCCAGGAGGTGAGATGTCCGGTGACGGTGTGTGGTGACGTGCACGGCCAGTTTCATGACCTCATGGAGCTGTTCAAGATCGGAGGAAAATCTCCAGACACAAACTACTTGTTCATGGGAGACTACGTGGACAGAGGGTACTACTCCGTGGAAACCGTCACTTTACTAGTAGCACTTAAGGTAAGCgatggttttaaaaaaactcTCCTGCATTTGACTCGCTCTGAAATGCAAAAGTTAACTTACGGATGTGTTCGTGTTTCAGGTACGCTTCCGAGAGCGCATCACAATCCTCAGAGGGAACCACGAGAGCAGACAGATCACACAGGTGTACGGCTTCTATGACGAGTGCCTAAGGAAATATGGGAACGCCAACGTTTGGAAGTACTTCACAGACCTGTTTGATTACCTCCCCCTCACTGCCTTGGTAGACTCCCAGGTGGGCATTTCTGAGACggaaatatgaaacattatgTTCTATGAGAATTAATTGCTTTGTGGAATGAATCATATACATTAGATTAGTCAAGGAATAATGGTTAGGTGATAAAAATGTTCCCTGCAGATTTTCTGCCTTCATGGAGGCCTGTCACCGTCCATAGATACGTTGGATCACATTAGGGCTCTGGACCGTTTACAGGAAGTGCCACATGAGGTAAAAATGGCTTTTAAATGTGTCTATAATTTTCATTATAAGCAGGCTCGTGGGCAGAAATGTCCAATTAAATActgcaaatgacagaaaatggaaagatATTTGACATAACTACCTGATAATTAGAGCCAATGTTCAGTATATTTGCAGTTCAAACTTGATGATTGCTGTAATAAATAGCAGGTTGCTGTTACCTTGTTAACCTGCTCGTCCTCATCCTCTGCAGGGTCCCATGTGTGACCTGCTGTGGTCAGACCCTGATGACCGCGGTGGCTGGGGCATCTCTCCTCGAGGAGCTGGCTACACATTTGGTCAGGACATCTCTGAGACTTTCAACCACGCCAACCGCCTCACACTGGTGTCCCGTGCCCACCAGCTGGTTATGGAGGTTTGTGTTTATATACAGTTCATTTAGTGTGCATGCATATTGTATATCTGCTGTCATTTAGTCGAGGAAAGAAAACTAGGTTTACATCAACTGGCCACAGCTGCAGAATGATCCAGCAGTCTGCAGTTTCACAGAGTTAATATGAAACTAAATACAGCAAAGAACCTTCTAATGATTGCTGGTTAAGTGACAAAGTGGCTGTTACAGTACATGGACTCTCCAGACTCTCTAGTAGCTAAATTAGTGGTGGGAAAAGTCCAGTTGAAACCATTACTGCTACAGAAGACACTTAAActtgtttattttagatttgcACTGTATTAGCACTTTTCCCTGAATTATACATCCCCGGTTAATAATGCATCTCCTCCCTTCAGGGATACAACTGGTGCCATGAAAGGAATGTGGTGACAATATTTAGTGCTCCCAACTACTGCTACCGCTGTGGCAACCAGGCAGCTATCATGGAACTAGACGACACCCTCAAATACTCCTTGTaagtacagaaaaaaactgcatttggtGCAGAAGCTCCACctacaacaaatgcaaaatgtgtTAGACAGACACGGTCACATCTGGAACGCATTACCAAACGAAATTTATgttagcagatttaaaaacttttccAGTGAAAGCTAGGTACTGGCTGAAAGAACAACAAGAATGTACCCACCTATGACCTCTATGAGGTCTGAATGACTGtggattgtgtcattgtgtgtgtctgtgtgtgtgtgtgatgtagtTTGTAAtcttgtctgtgctgtttttatcgGTGTTGTTGGTACTCTGTCcacttttactgaaaagcccaACCATTGACGagagttgaaaattagcttcATGCTATACACTCTAACACAGGGATGTCGATCTGATTTTAGTttaggttccacattcagtctgatttgatctcaagtgtaccgaaccagtaaaatcataacatattaacctataaataaccaacactccaaattttcctttgttttagcgcaaaaaagtgcattctgaaaatgttcacatttaatgaattatctttttacaaagcatcatgaacaacctgaaatttcttaagaaaaattaattcaatttcaacaaaatgcctcagtttatcatttccacattacaactttcagatcacagtttatctacaaagacacaaaacatttagtcacagctatctggagcTGATGacgtagtattttactttgatcAAAACGacgcaaaaagacaaaacaaaaacaagacaaaatattacaaaaatgacacacaaaacaacaaaaatgagacaaacaacaaaaaacaaaagcagagacaaaaaatagacaaaaaaaggacaaaagcaacaaaaacaagacaaaatattacaaaaatgaaacacaaaatgacaagaacaatgGATCTAGTATTccagtattttgctttatgatcaaaacaacttggtttggaaattattttagatttatagttttacaaattaataatttgcagttaatgtcttctctgtaatttgtacAGTTTATAAAATcgtcctgtgggccggattggaccctctggagggccggttttggccctcGGGCCGCATGTTTCTCTTAACAACCAGTCTCcgtcatatcttaaagacctgatagtaccatattaccctagcagaactcttcgctctcagactgcaggcttacttgttgttcctagaatctctaaaagtagaatgggaggcagagccttcagttatcagctcctctcctgtggaaccagctcccagtttgggttcgggaggcggacaccctctctatttttaagaccaggcttaaaaccttcctttttgacaaagcttatagttagggctgactgggtgaccctgacggggtgagctggtgttttcatttgcacaactgacttcccctcttgacgtccctttagtttgcccctagttatgctgctataggcctagactgctggggaacctctctggatgcactgagcccttctctaactacctatgtatttactatatataccattattgcattacattcactctgtttctttctgtgtcctttctccgagtgtccctggtcccagagctggatgctggatgcttcagatgtgtggctgtgttttatggtccttgtgtcccacccccccacctctctatctctacccctctatctgtatccctctatctctacctctacccctctatctctacctctctacttcttctgtccctctcaacccgcccggccagcaggcagatgggtccccccacattagagccgggttctgctcgaggtttttttccctgttaaaagggtgttttccttgccactgtcgccttttggcttgctctgggggtcaggcatatgggttctgtaaagcgtctcgagacaatttgactgtaattggcgctatataaataaaatttaattgaattgaattgaatgtttgacacccctgctctatatGCAATACATCAGATGTtttctatgttaattgcatggtccctgatcaaataaacaaataaaaatgtaactttgtcAGTGTCTAAAAGCTGAAGCTCTGCatcattagttgttttgtttttttaatgaaattgcACTGTGGCATCATTGTGTCTACATATAGCTTCAAAATAATCAAACTCTCCCTTTTCTGCTCCTTCTATCCAGTTTGCAGTTTGATCCGGCGCCTCGCAGAGGGGAGCCTCACGTCACCCGCCGCACCCCAGACTACTTCCTGTAAACTCCGACCTCCGACCCTTGTACAGTTGAGTCCAGTATTGCCATGATATACGACTTTCAACCGATACCAATGAGCGGGAGGGTGGGGGACTAGGGGGCTACACAGCAGTGCACATTGTATATCCACACAAAGACCTATTTAAGCatttagcaacaaaaaaaaaaaaacaatgtctgtGTCTATGGATGGACCAAAAGATGTGTGCCATAATCATTACAATATTCATTGCTGAGGACTTGTATTCAAAATCTCCCCCACTATATAAAGCAACAGTGATGTTTAACTTCCTTCTCCTGTAAATGTGTAGCTGGACTGAATGGCACCGTGgtccaagacaaaaaaaatttgctACTTCAAATGCGGCTGTTTGAGTCCCACGCGCCATGGCTTCTATCGATTAGATCTGATTATGATCTGTTTGCACTTTtgtaaatttaaagaaatgtaacatatgtcagaagataaaaaaaaaagatttcacactacaaatgttctttcttttttccttttttgattttttaaaaataaagcccCCATCAGGCAACTTTACACAAGGTTTTTCTTTGTCCTGTTACTTTTAAGGAAAACCCTTCTTATGCAGTCACCCAGCTTGGTGTATATGAGTGACAGATGATGGAGTGTTCATCCACATCAACTCACCAACTCCCTCTGAACTTACAGAATCTGTATTAACCAAACTATTTGAATAATAAAGACAAAGGTGGCTTCTTGACTTGACTGTGCTGCTTTCTTTCTCGTTTTGATGAAGATGACAGCTACTGTAAGAGTTTGAGCAGTGAGCACTTGAACGCGCCATGGAATCAACTGGAAAGGATTTGAAATAAGGAAAAAGGCGCCACACCATGGTAGTTTGAATTACTACAATATAAACAAGTGAATTAAAAACAGCGATGAGCGTCATGCAGAAAGACTTGAAGCTTATTTTCCGACACAAAAGTATATTGGACAAAACGAGCTttagttaataataataacaataataaaatcttTATGCTTGAATTAATATTTACAAAAGATTACAGTATAATAGCTCATTACAGCATATAAATGGCTTAGTAATAAAAACTATAGTTATGGTATTGTTGTAAAAAACGTTTTCATTACCATTATGAATAACATGCTGTACATAAACCTGTATGTAGTGATAAGCACAGCATCATTTAAACATCTTAAATACAGCTAGAAATATTTGAGACCTAAATCTGAACaattatatacattttatttttaattgcaaaTAAATTTTTTTAGTAGTTTGTGCAATTTATGATACTATTGTGATTTTTTAAGAAGAAACATCTTTGATTACCATGTGTAATATATTAATTTCCTttgcaatattacaaatttcccttttctgtgcaatatttattaTCATGTGTAATAATACTTTACTATCTCAGAATTATTTCTGGGATTActtactgcttttttttaaatctactaatttaaatttttaataaataattttttgttataaaattattttctgagcaatatattaatttctgtgcaatatttttttttggtgaatattgCCAATAttctttccatcttttttttcatctgcacttattcttattttaaatatctaatttttttgatataaaattatttattttctgagcaatgtattaattttctgtgcaatattacaaatttcctttttttatgcaatatttattatcatgtgtaatattactTTACGATCTCGGGATGATTTCCAGTattacttcctgtttttttcaaaatccatacttattttatttttatcatcttatttctattttcttatTAAATAATTTTCTGAACAATATCTCGGAATAATTTCCATTAGTACTTCCTgcgtttatttttttatctgtatttatttttatttttagaatcttatttttattttattaaaatattattttctgagcAATATATTAATTTCTTGTGCAGTattgtaaatttatttttgtgcaataattataatcatgtgtaatattactTTACTATCTCGGAATTATTTCCAGTATTACTACctgctttttcaaaaaaaaaaaaatccgtactcatttttatttttagtatcttatttttttgttaaattttttttctgagcaatatattaatatataatacataatatatattcctttttgtgcaatatttattaTCACGTGTAATATTACTTTATTATCTCGGAATTATTTCCAATATTccttcatgctttttttttaatccgtacttatttttattttcaatatcttacttttttttgttataatttttttctgagcaatatctggaaCAATATTTTCCGCTGAGgttaataaagtttattttaaattgtattgAAAATTCAAAACGTCACCAGGAAGAAACTGCCTGCTACTGCTACATTGGACGTGAATATCTTAATAATTTGACGTTATGGGCCTAGTTTAATTAAAATCTGCTAGACATACAGGAAAAGCAGCCTTCATACGGTCTCCTCCTCTTTCCGTTGGCGtcttactaaaaaaaaaacgtcagcCTCCGGGCGGCAGCTCAACACCACCAGGTTCATCCAGACACTTCCAGCCGCCGTCGGGACCTCAGCGTCTGTAGGGCACTGCTGTTGACTACAGAGGAAACTCACCTCTGGATCTGCgatttcaaaaaacatttacgGTGGGTGACTTCACAAAGCGAGTGCACCTTTTCTTTATTCATCTTGTTTACTCGTTTATACCATTTGTTTGAGTAGCCTCCATGTTGTTGCTAAGAGGCCTCGCTGACATCGCAAGGCGCTAACGTCTATGCTAGCATTGTGCATGGTAATGCTAGCTGCCCGGTTAGCTTTCTGTTTAACCTAAATTGCGTGGCTGTTGTATTAGTAAAGAAACAAGCATTTATGAAGTGTTTATGTGCTAACGAGCATTCCGTTTAGTTAGTTGCCCAACGGCAAGCGGGCTAAGTGGCTAGCATTGCCGTCGTTTAGGTAGCTAAATGTATCGTTGGCTAGCTCGTAGCTAACGTTCTCTGTTTAGCTGTTTCTGCTAACAACAACGCTCGTGAAGCTAACGTTAACTTCTGTTTATATTCGTATAAGGTTTGTAGAGGCACACCGTTGTTGTCGTGGAGTGTTTAACTGGCAAGGTGTCAACTAACCGTCACGTCTATatgagctaatgttagctaattAAAGCTACTTGACGTTGAATAACAGGTTTCCGCAGTTAACGTGAGCTCGTTTAATTATCAGCTGTGTGTCAAcctgttattgtgtgtttaatAATCTTTGCTCCTTCCTACAGATAATGCCTACAATTAAACTACAAAGCTCTGATGGGGAAATCTTCGAGGTGGACGTTGAGATAGCCAAACAGTCTGTCACAATCAAAACCATGTTAGAAGGTATAGCT from Amphiprion ocellaris isolate individual 3 ecotype Okinawa chromosome 14, ASM2253959v1, whole genome shotgun sequence encodes the following:
- the ppp2cab gene encoding serine/threonine-protein phosphatase 2A catalytic subunit alpha isoform; protein product: MDEKAFTKELDQWIEQLNECKQLSEGQVKTLCEKAKEILTKESNVQEVRCPVTVCGDVHGQFHDLMELFKIGGKSPDTNYLFMGDYVDRGYYSVETVTLLVALKVRFRERITILRGNHESRQITQVYGFYDECLRKYGNANVWKYFTDLFDYLPLTALVDSQIFCLHGGLSPSIDTLDHIRALDRLQEVPHEGPMCDLLWSDPDDRGGWGISPRGAGYTFGQDISETFNHANRLTLVSRAHQLVMEGYNWCHERNVVTIFSAPNYCYRCGNQAAIMELDDTLKYSFLQFDPAPRRGEPHVTRRTPDYFL